Proteins from a single region of Hypomesus transpacificus isolate Combined female chromosome 9, fHypTra1, whole genome shotgun sequence:
- the LOC124470613 gene encoding uncharacterized protein LOC124470613 — MLPFAIVEFINGGGLAVVPTKWFIGPEEDECYWPPARMIMAKAVIDQQDPHTDWVTYKLTVKRKIATYETARTKLVEYEQNTDVPTESDSTENMGKGKRKKRSVLTPPLAPSNLRSAQTLPPPLSTLRSSPSLPPSSRPTLPPPLGNLRWPDVSTSHHVTTSPATPRRPIRDNMFVRILTILEEMKETQKIQGRMLQTLLQQRGNIGTTVSSTPEGFPLKTVRDVEIIEEKLENPNFMSELVEAVTDIGGGTVDEATRRMMTFLLDHGLSRQYNFVGRNGKREFKALKLYEVIYGGLKKNAMTSQITRKDAEKAVSKWLIGARDRGGNRQARQTTPQQGLQASGSSEV, encoded by the exons atgtTACCTTTCGCGATAGTTGAATTTATAAATGGTGGAGGATTGGCAGTTGTACCGACCAAATGGTTTATCGGGCCTGAGGAGGATGAATGCTACTGGCCACCAGCAAGGATGATCATGGCAAAGGCAGTCATAGATCAACAGGACCCTCACACTGACTGGGTGACATACAAGTTGACTGTCAAGAGAAAAATCG CAACTTATGAAACTGCCCGCACAAAATTAGTCGAGTATGAACAGAACACAGATGTACCAACAGAGTCCGATTCTACAGAGAATATGGGAAAGGGGAAGCGTAAAAAGAG ATCTGTGCTGACACCTCCACTTGCTCCATCCAACCTCAGATCTGCGCAAACACTTCCACCGCCTCTATCCACCCTCAGATCTTCACCTTCACTGCCTCCATCTAGTAGGCCTACACTTCCACCACCTCTGGGTAACCTAAGATGGCCCGATGTTTCCACCAGTCACCATGTCACCACGTCACCAGCAACCCCTCGAAGACCAATCAGGGACAACATGTTTGTCCGCATCTTAACCATCCTTGAGGAGATGAAAGAGACACAAAAAATCCAAGGGAGGATGCTACAAACGCTTCTACAACAGCGTGGCAACATTGGCACCACTGTCTCTTCTACCCCAGAGGGTTTTCCTCTAAAGACAGTTAGGGATGTGGAAATCATAGAAGAAAAACTGGAAAACCCAAACTTCATGTCCGAACTG GTTGAAGCTGTGACTGACATAGGGGGGGGAACTGTAGACGAGGCCACAAGAAGGATGATGACCTTCCTGCTAGACCATGGCCTATCCAGGCAGTACAACTTTGTGGGCCGAAACGGGAAGAGAGAGTTCAAGGCCTTAAAACTGTATGAAGTAATATATG GAGGCTTAAAGAAAAACGCCATGACCAGCCAAATCACCCGTAAAGATGCAGAGAAGGCGGTCTCCAAGTGGCTCATTGGTGCTAGGGACCGGGGGGGTAACAGACAGGCCCGACAGACAACGCCTCAACAAGGACTTCAGGCCTCAGGCTCATCTGAGGTGTAA